In Methylacidiphilum infernorum V4, a single window of DNA contains:
- a CDS encoding Rieske (2Fe-2S) protein: protein MEPQENKRTGSYLLCPIDELVACVGRTFKIGKLNIALFKTRSGKIWALDARCPHRGGPLGEALCDDQVLICPLHGYVFSLETGQCLISDKYQATTYPTFITGGWISIELSPTSSRSLSQEVP from the coding sequence ATGGAACCTCAGGAAAATAAAAGAACAGGCTCTTACTTACTTTGCCCAATCGACGAACTTGTTGCTTGTGTCGGCAGAACTTTTAAAATCGGAAAGCTCAATATTGCGTTATTCAAAACCAGGTCGGGTAAAATTTGGGCGCTGGATGCTCGGTGTCCCCATCGCGGGGGACCCCTGGGAGAGGCTCTTTGCGATGATCAGGTCTTGATCTGTCCTCTTCACGGGTATGTCTTTAGCCTGGAAACGGGTCAATGCTTGATTTCAGATAAATACCAAGCAACAACCTACCCAACTTTTATAACCGGCGGTTGGATTTCCATCGAGCTGTCCCCAACCTCTAGCCGTAGCTTATCCCAGGAAGTCCCATGA
- the nirB gene encoding nitrite reductase large subunit NirB, translating to MKKEKLVVIGAGMAAVRFLDELVERGGSQKYDITLIGKETRVGYNRILLSSLLAGEIDFSGLELKSPEWFSKQGISVRAGCEALLIDTANRKVWTDKEKIPYDKLFIATGSTPFIPPLSGLYDSHNNRLDGVFSFREIEDCQSILKQIPGAEQAVVIGGGLLGIEAAYGLYKKGMQTVLVHLMGHLMEKQLDTLAATLLKRELEKLGIRILLRTKTTRLQKIGRRIRIEFENGNEIAADIVVIATGIVPNSSLAKKSGIAVNKGIIVNSQMESVSHPGIFAAGECIEFEGQTYGLVNAAWQQASIAARSLLDPSWRSSYTGTLPIARLKVAGIDLLSFGQIEPAGNEDVVLYTHSQQAVYRKLFIKDKKLTGGIFLGPSHRSLEALHFYEKNLPLNCEPQEFLFEAPTKTREEAIEDKPDDFQVCNCNGVTKREILESIKKGCSTLKEVMAISRAATGCGSCKPLVQRLWEKTAKEPAAEDPTVHYYVPCIPLTKRELIEEIKKRDLRGVSAVFAALAAGKEDAQSKPALASLLKMVWGKDYKEEPDSRFVNDRVHANIQKDGTYSVVPRMYGGITTAEQLRKIADVAEKYQVGMIKLTGGQRIDLLGIKKEQLPAIWKELGMSCGHAYTKAFRTCKSCVGTDFCRFGVGDSTTLAIAIEKKFQGIESPAKMKLAVSGCSRNCAEATTKDIGVVAIGTGWEIYVGGAAGSKVRAGDLLAVAKDQPEVLRLIGRFIQYYRENAKYAERSYSFVERLGIEHVRKAVVSLSEEEARRLDREVEQAIEAYIDPWQAAQQEQYPHQFESSSPIPGSFANQ from the coding sequence ATGAAAAAGGAAAAACTCGTAGTTATCGGTGCAGGCATGGCCGCCGTTCGATTTCTTGATGAACTCGTCGAACGGGGAGGTAGCCAAAAATACGATATCACCCTGATCGGCAAGGAAACAAGGGTCGGCTATAACCGGATCTTGCTTTCGTCTCTTCTTGCCGGCGAAATCGATTTTTCCGGTTTAGAGCTCAAGAGTCCAGAGTGGTTTTCTAAACAAGGAATATCGGTAAGAGCCGGCTGCGAAGCTTTGCTGATCGATACGGCGAATCGAAAGGTGTGGACGGATAAAGAAAAAATACCCTACGACAAGCTTTTTATAGCCACGGGCAGCACCCCTTTTATACCCCCCCTTTCCGGGCTTTACGATTCTCATAACAACAGATTGGATGGCGTTTTCAGCTTTAGGGAAATCGAGGATTGCCAGTCCATCCTCAAGCAAATTCCCGGGGCGGAGCAAGCGGTGGTGATCGGTGGAGGACTTTTAGGCATAGAAGCGGCCTACGGGCTATACAAAAAGGGGATGCAGACGGTCCTTGTCCATCTCATGGGCCATTTGATGGAAAAACAGCTCGATACTCTTGCCGCAACCCTATTGAAAAGAGAACTTGAAAAACTCGGTATCCGGATCCTTCTCCGCACGAAAACGACCCGGCTTCAAAAGATCGGTCGAAGGATCAGGATAGAATTTGAAAACGGCAATGAAATTGCGGCCGATATCGTGGTCATAGCGACGGGCATAGTCCCTAACAGTTCCCTGGCTAAAAAATCGGGTATCGCCGTCAACAAGGGCATCATCGTTAACTCTCAAATGGAATCGGTTTCCCATCCGGGAATTTTTGCCGCAGGAGAATGCATTGAATTTGAAGGACAAACCTATGGACTTGTGAATGCGGCATGGCAACAGGCCTCAATAGCCGCAAGATCACTGCTCGACCCTTCCTGGCGTTCTTCCTATACGGGTACACTTCCCATTGCACGGCTAAAGGTTGCGGGCATCGATCTCCTTTCCTTTGGCCAGATAGAACCTGCAGGAAATGAAGATGTCGTCCTTTATACCCATTCCCAACAGGCCGTCTATAGGAAACTGTTCATCAAGGACAAAAAGCTTACCGGAGGCATTTTTCTTGGACCCTCTCATAGATCGTTAGAAGCCCTCCACTTCTACGAAAAAAACCTTCCCCTAAACTGCGAGCCTCAAGAGTTTCTTTTTGAAGCCCCAACGAAAACTAGGGAAGAAGCAATCGAAGATAAGCCCGATGACTTCCAAGTGTGCAACTGCAACGGGGTGACTAAAAGAGAAATCCTCGAGTCGATTAAAAAAGGTTGTTCTACCCTCAAAGAAGTCATGGCGATAAGCCGGGCAGCGACAGGTTGCGGAAGTTGTAAACCCCTCGTTCAAAGGTTGTGGGAAAAAACCGCAAAGGAGCCGGCTGCGGAGGATCCCACCGTCCACTACTATGTCCCCTGTATTCCCCTGACCAAAAGGGAACTGATCGAAGAAATTAAAAAAAGAGATCTCCGGGGGGTTTCCGCCGTCTTCGCCGCTCTTGCCGCAGGCAAGGAAGATGCACAGTCTAAGCCCGCCTTGGCCAGCCTTCTTAAGATGGTTTGGGGCAAAGACTATAAAGAGGAACCCGATTCGAGGTTCGTTAACGACCGCGTCCATGCCAATATCCAAAAAGATGGGACTTATTCGGTTGTTCCCCGCATGTATGGAGGAATCACCACGGCGGAGCAGTTGAGGAAGATCGCCGATGTAGCTGAAAAATACCAAGTAGGTATGATCAAGCTTACCGGCGGTCAACGGATCGATCTCCTCGGGATCAAAAAGGAGCAGTTGCCGGCCATTTGGAAAGAGCTAGGAATGAGTTGCGGGCATGCTTACACGAAAGCCTTTAGAACGTGTAAAAGTTGTGTGGGCACAGATTTTTGCCGGTTTGGAGTTGGGGATTCCACCACGCTGGCCATCGCTATCGAAAAGAAATTCCAGGGCATCGAATCACCGGCAAAAATGAAGCTTGCCGTGAGCGGCTGTTCGAGAAACTGCGCGGAGGCCACGACCAAAGACATAGGCGTTGTAGCCATAGGGACAGGGTGGGAAATCTACGTCGGCGGGGCGGCGGGTTCCAAGGTAAGGGCCGGCGATCTCTTGGCCGTAGCCAAGGATCAACCCGAGGTTCTCCGGTTAATAGGCCGATTTATTCAATATTACCGCGAAAACGCTAAATACGCGGAAAGAAGCTACAGTTTTGTAGAGCGGTTAGGAATAGAACATGTAAGAAAAGCCGTAGTTTCTCTCTCAGAGGAAGAGGCAAGACGGCTGGACCGGGAAGTAGAACAAGCCATAGAAGCTTACATCGATCCTTGGCAAGCCGCCCAGCAAGAACAGTATCCCCATCAATTCGAATCTTCATCCCCTATTCCCGGATCTTTTGCAAACCAATAA
- a CDS encoding molybdopterin oxidoreductase family protein, with protein MHYYYNINTLYALSAYNKTHCPFCGLQCAISLMHSKEGVEIEPRDFPTNKGQICIKGLNAGRLINHPERLKTPLIRPRKDKALRKSSWEEALGFTAKSLSKIRSRWGNDSLFVYGSGSLSNEKAYLLGKFSRVVLGTSSIDYNGRYCMSSASKALEMALGIDRGLPFPIDSIAKTDLLLLVGANPLETMPPLKTHLDELKKKRKKIIVVDPRTTPTAQYADEHLQVKPGSDYILAAGLLWLLFRKNKIDWSFIENYTTGFEEVLNSISSFWPSRVEALTGISQDRLHKTADLFETHPHAIILTGRGCEQQAHGVDNVLSFINLSLALGLVGKPNCGFGTLTGQGNGQGAREMGLKSNQLPGCRNNADPNDRKFIAALWQRDEKELPRPGITVTEALGNLGKQDAVKAMIVFGANPLISSPNHSKLKALFSSLEFLAVCDPFLSETAAVADVVLPSALWVEETATVTNLEGRVLLRPQILSPPPQVKTDLEIIRLLAKQFGFTEGFPSDPQAVFEEIRRATAGAFADYYGITYQRLARGEELFWPCPSLESNGQKELFLSKRFPTEKGKARFHPIFFIPLAEEPDEEYPFFLTTGRTFYHYQTAVQTRRIEKLKEKEPTPIVEIPTAVGQRLGIKTGQYVKVETRRGSGYFKAKLTEQGRIDTLFIPFYPSENAAANALTLSAHDPRSHMPSFKLCAARIQAADDLQQNQSINGKEKIG; from the coding sequence ATGCATTATTATTATAATATAAATACATTATATGCTTTATCAGCATATAATAAAACCCATTGCCCCTTTTGCGGGTTGCAATGTGCGATCAGCCTTATGCACTCAAAAGAAGGGGTTGAAATAGAGCCTAGAGATTTTCCGACCAACAAGGGGCAAATATGCATCAAGGGCTTGAATGCCGGCAGACTGATCAACCATCCGGAACGGCTCAAAACTCCTCTTATCCGGCCCCGGAAAGATAAAGCTTTGAGAAAATCTTCTTGGGAAGAAGCCTTGGGATTTACCGCTAAATCATTGTCTAAAATCCGTTCCCGGTGGGGAAACGATTCCCTATTCGTTTACGGCAGCGGCAGTTTGTCCAACGAAAAAGCCTATCTTCTGGGAAAATTTTCCCGCGTTGTTCTAGGGACTTCTTCAATCGATTACAACGGAAGATACTGCATGTCTTCGGCTTCTAAAGCCTTAGAAATGGCTTTGGGCATAGATCGAGGCCTGCCCTTCCCTATCGACTCTATAGCGAAAACCGACCTGCTTTTGCTTGTGGGAGCCAATCCCCTTGAAACGATGCCTCCCCTAAAAACCCATCTTGACGAACTGAAAAAAAAGAGGAAAAAAATTATCGTTGTCGATCCCAGAACTACCCCTACGGCCCAATATGCCGATGAGCATCTCCAAGTCAAGCCAGGAAGCGATTACATCTTGGCAGCCGGATTGCTCTGGCTGCTCTTCCGTAAGAATAAAATCGATTGGTCTTTTATTGAAAATTACACCACCGGATTCGAAGAAGTATTGAACAGTATTTCTTCCTTTTGGCCCTCTCGGGTCGAAGCCCTTACGGGAATATCCCAAGATAGACTGCACAAAACCGCCGACCTTTTCGAAACCCATCCCCACGCCATTATTTTAACCGGTCGAGGTTGTGAACAGCAAGCCCACGGGGTAGATAACGTCCTTTCGTTCATAAACCTTTCTCTAGCTTTAGGCCTTGTCGGAAAACCAAACTGTGGGTTCGGCACCCTGACGGGGCAAGGCAATGGGCAGGGTGCAAGAGAAATGGGACTCAAGTCCAACCAACTTCCCGGTTGTCGAAACAATGCCGATCCCAATGACAGGAAATTCATCGCAGCTCTATGGCAAAGAGATGAAAAAGAACTTCCTCGGCCGGGGATAACCGTAACCGAAGCCCTCGGAAATCTCGGCAAACAAGACGCTGTCAAGGCGATGATCGTTTTTGGAGCCAATCCCCTCATCTCCTCCCCTAACCATTCAAAGCTAAAAGCTCTTTTTTCTTCATTGGAATTTCTGGCCGTTTGCGATCCTTTTCTTTCTGAAACGGCTGCGGTCGCCGACGTGGTTTTACCTTCGGCCCTGTGGGTTGAAGAAACGGCAACGGTGACAAACCTTGAAGGCCGCGTTTTGCTAAGGCCACAAATACTTTCTCCCCCTCCCCAGGTCAAGACCGATCTTGAAATTATTCGGTTGCTTGCCAAGCAGTTTGGTTTTACAGAGGGTTTTCCTTCGGATCCCCAAGCGGTCTTCGAAGAAATACGCAGGGCCACGGCGGGAGCTTTTGCAGATTATTACGGAATCACTTACCAAAGGCTTGCCCGGGGAGAAGAACTCTTCTGGCCCTGTCCTTCCCTCGAAAGCAATGGCCAAAAAGAGCTCTTCCTGTCCAAACGATTTCCCACCGAAAAGGGGAAAGCCCGGTTTCACCCCATCTTCTTCATCCCTCTTGCGGAAGAACCGGATGAAGAGTATCCCTTTTTCCTTACCACGGGAAGAACCTTTTACCACTACCAAACCGCCGTTCAAACAAGGCGGATCGAAAAACTCAAAGAAAAAGAACCTACTCCCATCGTGGAGATCCCTACAGCTGTGGGACAGAGGCTGGGAATCAAGACTGGGCAATATGTCAAGGTTGAAACAAGGAGGGGAAGCGGCTACTTCAAAGCAAAACTGACCGAGCAGGGGCGGATCGACACCCTCTTTATCCCTTTTTACCCCTCGGAAAATGCAGCGGCCAACGCGCTCACCCTTTCGGCTCATGACCCCCGGTCCCACATGCCGTCCTTTAAGCTTTGCGCGGCCCGAATTCAAGCCGCTGATGATCTTCAACAGAACCAATCGATCAACGGAAAGGAAAAGATAGGATGA
- a CDS encoding globin family protein: MIDQKEKELIKESWKRIEPNKNEIGLLFYANLFKEEPTVSVLFQNPISSQSRKLMQVLGILVQGIDNLEGLIPTLQDLGRRHKQYGVVDSHYPLVGDCLLKSIQEYLGQGFTEEAKAAWTKVYGIAAQVMTAE, from the coding sequence ATGATCGATCAGAAAGAAAAAGAACTGATTAAGGAAAGTTGGAAAAGGATTGAACCCAATAAAAACGAAATCGGCTTATTATTTTATGCCAACCTGTTCAAAGAAGAACCTACAGTTTCTGTCCTCTTTCAAAATCCCATCAGTAGCCAATCCCGAAAACTAATGCAGGTTCTTGGAATTCTTGTCCAGGGCATTGACAATCTGGAGGGGCTGATCCCTACATTACAAGACTTAGGACGGCGCCATAAGCAATACGGTGTTGTCGATTCCCATTATCCGCTTGTGGGCGACTGCCTACTTAAATCCATTCAAGAGTACTTGGGCCAAGGTTTTACCGAAGAAGCTAAGGCGGCTTGGACTAAGGTCTATGGGATTGCCGCCCAGGTGATGACGGCGGAATAA
- a CDS encoding CmpA/NrtA family ABC transporter substrate-binding protein, translating to MRTRTKLSIGYLPLIDCAPFVVAYEREMFQKWGFDVYLSHEPGWATIRDKIVYGEVDFAQAVCGLPLVLNFGLRSIPCKCACAMILNLNGNAITLSKKWGASKDDEPEEILKKLKAKKSFPLLFGVASFFSSHYFLLLRWLKSIGLNPHKEVRIVALPPPQMPLHLKQGLIDGYCVGEPWNSLALFEETGSCVATSLDLAPGHPEKVLLAGAKHSEKKKEEHVRLVGCLIEACQWADNPEHRAELSEMLHYGNWIRQPLDVIRHSLVGPFRLGKNTFIPGRAFHVFNPEKANKASQEKEEWIIHEMEEAHLLPKASPRQSSFLDKTVYLQAEKLLSSKNEKRLATVSLIL from the coding sequence TTGAGAACGAGAACGAAATTATCCATTGGGTATCTTCCTCTTATCGACTGTGCTCCGTTCGTCGTCGCCTATGAACGGGAAATGTTTCAAAAGTGGGGCTTTGACGTCTATTTGAGCCATGAACCAGGATGGGCAACAATACGGGACAAGATTGTTTACGGGGAAGTTGATTTTGCCCAAGCCGTCTGCGGACTTCCCCTTGTCCTCAACTTCGGACTGCGTTCCATACCCTGTAAATGTGCTTGTGCGATGATTCTCAACCTGAATGGCAATGCGATTACGCTATCCAAAAAATGGGGTGCCAGTAAAGACGATGAACCTGAAGAAATCCTTAAGAAACTGAAAGCCAAGAAATCTTTTCCCTTGCTTTTCGGAGTTGCTTCTTTTTTTTCAAGCCACTATTTTCTTCTACTCAGGTGGCTCAAAAGCATAGGATTAAATCCTCATAAAGAAGTTCGGATCGTTGCCTTGCCTCCTCCCCAGATGCCCCTCCATTTGAAGCAAGGGTTAATCGATGGTTACTGTGTCGGGGAGCCTTGGAATTCTTTAGCCCTTTTTGAAGAAACGGGCAGTTGTGTAGCCACAAGCCTCGATCTTGCTCCGGGCCATCCAGAAAAAGTGCTTTTAGCTGGCGCAAAACACTCGGAAAAGAAAAAAGAAGAACATGTTCGTCTTGTCGGCTGTCTTATCGAAGCTTGCCAGTGGGCGGATAACCCGGAGCATAGGGCCGAGCTTTCGGAAATGCTCCATTACGGCAACTGGATCCGTCAGCCCCTGGATGTCATTCGTCACAGCCTTGTGGGCCCTTTTCGATTGGGAAAAAACACGTTCATTCCCGGCCGAGCTTTTCATGTTTTTAACCCGGAAAAGGCCAATAAGGCCAGCCAAGAAAAAGAAGAATGGATCATTCATGAAATGGAAGAAGCCCACTTGCTTCCCAAAGCCTCTCCAAGACAGTCAAGCTTTCTTGACAAGACCGTCTATCTCCAAGCAGAAAAACTCCTGAGCTCGAAGAACGAAAAGCGGTTGGCCACGGTCTCCTTGATTTTATAA
- a CDS encoding LysR family transcriptional regulator: MAYPLDSRALYIFVTAAQSESFSKAAKSLHMSQPAISRTIQSLEEELGCRLFDREGKNPLLTPIGREFLADAKEILAGMEKARIDIENLKREGPKKIVFATSSLSCQYFIPQLYREFQESFPDCLFAIEPADSPLALELVEEKKVDFAITLKPLSYKEGLVMVELFQDDLLFLVSSLHPWTRKKEIPKKEIEQAHYFIKSKNNTTFHILQKSLAQASLYPKSFIELAETAAIKEMSKMGLGIGVLASWVVKDELKKGKLVSLPLVPERITRKWVFAYKMGRKLSLLESTFLELCKTILPKKMG, encoded by the coding sequence ATGGCTTATCCGCTAGACAGTCGGGCTCTTTATATTTTTGTGACCGCTGCCCAATCCGAGAGTTTTTCCAAGGCGGCGAAGTCCTTGCACATGAGCCAGCCGGCTATAAGTCGGACGATCCAGTCGCTGGAGGAAGAACTGGGTTGCAGGCTTTTTGACAGGGAAGGAAAGAATCCTTTGTTAACGCCTATAGGCAGGGAATTTTTGGCGGATGCAAAGGAGATACTCGCGGGAATGGAAAAAGCGAGGATTGACATTGAAAACCTGAAGCGAGAAGGACCAAAAAAAATAGTCTTTGCCACAAGTTCCTTAAGTTGCCAATATTTTATACCGCAGCTCTACAGGGAATTCCAGGAAAGTTTCCCCGATTGCCTTTTTGCCATTGAGCCGGCAGACTCTCCACTTGCCCTTGAACTCGTTGAAGAAAAAAAGGTCGACTTTGCCATTACCCTAAAACCCCTCTCTTACAAAGAAGGACTTGTCATGGTCGAACTTTTTCAAGACGATCTCCTTTTCTTGGTCAGTTCTCTCCATCCCTGGACGAGAAAAAAAGAGATACCTAAAAAAGAGATCGAGCAGGCCCACTATTTTATAAAAAGCAAGAATAACACCACCTTTCACATTCTACAAAAGTCCCTTGCTCAAGCTTCCCTGTATCCCAAGAGTTTCATAGAGCTGGCCGAAACGGCGGCGATTAAAGAAATGTCCAAGATGGGGCTGGGTATCGGTGTCTTGGCCAGTTGGGTTGTCAAGGATGAGCTTAAGAAGGGAAAATTGGTCAGCCTGCCTTTAGTTCCCGAGCGAATCACCAGGAAATGGGTTTTTGCCTACAAGATGGGCAGAAAACTTAGCCTTTTAGAAAGTACTTTTTTAGAGCTCTGCAAGACGATTCTTCCCAAAAAGATGGGTTAG
- a CDS encoding phosphosulfolactate synthase has translation MNDPQNKERAFDFLPLNERECKPRKVGITEIRGPYYTAMGIRYLEDLLGTMGAYVDILKFAGGSFALMPKKVLREMINLCHGSNVEVSTGGFIERVLAWGAAIVDRYIEECKAVGFDIVEVSAGFITLPFDDILRLVEKVQRAGLKAKPEIGIQFGAGGATKAEELAAEGTRSPQWAIKQAKRLLEAGAYLIMIESEGITENVSPWRREVVAEFIDKLGLENLMFEAADPEVFSWYIKDYGPEVNLFVDHSQIVQLECLRSGLWGTKSSWGRVLTYKKS, from the coding sequence ATGAATGATCCACAAAACAAAGAACGGGCTTTTGATTTTCTTCCTCTTAATGAAAGGGAATGCAAACCAAGAAAAGTAGGGATTACCGAAATACGCGGCCCCTATTACACCGCCATGGGCATTCGTTACCTTGAAGATCTTCTTGGAACCATGGGAGCCTATGTTGACATCCTGAAGTTTGCAGGGGGCTCTTTTGCCTTGATGCCTAAAAAGGTCCTTAGGGAGATGATTAACCTTTGCCATGGCAGTAACGTCGAGGTTTCAACGGGCGGTTTTATAGAAAGGGTGCTGGCGTGGGGAGCGGCGATAGTTGACAGGTATATTGAAGAATGTAAGGCGGTGGGATTTGACATAGTCGAGGTATCGGCCGGTTTTATTACGCTACCTTTCGATGATATCTTGCGGCTTGTTGAAAAAGTCCAAAGGGCGGGCTTAAAGGCAAAACCAGAAATTGGCATTCAATTTGGAGCTGGAGGAGCGACGAAAGCCGAGGAGTTGGCAGCAGAAGGAACAAGAAGTCCGCAGTGGGCAATCAAGCAGGCTAAAAGGCTTTTGGAAGCCGGCGCTTATCTTATCATGATCGAATCCGAGGGCATAACAGAAAACGTCAGTCCATGGAGAAGAGAGGTGGTTGCAGAATTTATCGATAAGCTTGGACTAGAAAACCTGATGTTTGAAGCGGCCGATCCGGAAGTCTTTTCCTGGTATATCAAGGATTATGGTCCAGAGGTTAATCTTTTTGTTGATCATAGCCAGATCGTGCAATTGGAATGCCTAAGATCCGGGCTTTGGGGAACGAAAAGCAGCTGGGGCAGGGTATTAACCTATAAAAAGTCTTAG
- a CDS encoding energy transducer TonB: MDKLLYKIVGSLSKDKLVFSLCLILAASIHGMLALVSLSNKDKPGKNVGFYYAQTDSSCFVDLVNTQQSPSLTQPSFKNEETKIALPTPPLPSTKPISLSQKGAQAIRKNQAMSYSRKGNAPCLARKEYKEYALSTSFLSPPPYPYEARLRHMEGTVVILLEIRQGKIVASRVVRSSGHLLLDVTAKNWIDSHWKFPPHVSRTLTEAITFELENASPPPSTPDKYYQASYIPS, encoded by the coding sequence ATGGACAAACTGCTTTATAAAATTGTTGGTTCATTATCCAAGGACAAGCTTGTTTTCAGCTTGTGCCTTATTCTTGCTGCAAGCATTCATGGCATGCTCGCCTTAGTTTCCCTTTCCAACAAGGACAAACCAGGGAAAAATGTAGGTTTTTATTATGCCCAAACAGATTCCTCTTGCTTTGTTGATTTAGTCAATACCCAACAATCGCCTTCCTTGACCCAACCTTCTTTTAAGAACGAAGAAACCAAGATTGCTCTTCCTACTCCTCCTTTGCCCTCGACCAAGCCAATATCCTTGAGCCAGAAGGGCGCTCAAGCTATCCGGAAAAATCAAGCAATGAGCTATTCCCGTAAGGGAAATGCCCCTTGTTTGGCCCGCAAGGAGTATAAAGAATATGCCTTGTCAACAAGTTTTCTTTCCCCTCCCCCTTACCCCTATGAAGCCCGGCTCCGTCACATGGAAGGGACGGTTGTCATCCTGCTTGAGATTCGCCAGGGAAAAATCGTTGCATCCCGTGTAGTCCGTTCTTCCGGTCATCTCCTTTTGGACGTGACCGCCAAAAATTGGATTGACTCCCACTGGAAATTTCCCCCGCATGTGAGCCGCACCCTTACCGAAGCCATTACTTTTGAACTTGAAAATGCTTCACCTCCTCCGTCAACTCCTGACAAATATTACCAAGCAAGTTATATTCCCAGCTAA
- a CDS encoding zincin-like metallopeptidase domain-containing protein: MEEKTVYSAGLIPRTAMVLFEELLLKESFAGFFSRLNKLDIPLPFNPITGLYYKGWNRLILGLDGLVKGFSDPRWMGKKQALSKGWKLKKNQQSSYIYIPLAKKSSSKGYPRYASRAVYNGEQFEDIDRSSFPFAFKEKGEDRLFKLGDALKLKVIEACIDKSCYLPAQDLIVLPPLSHFKSKFCFQLSLLHELAHATGHESRLHRRLGDNYRSYFYIVEEILAEFSTLLIFAKIHPGLQGRSLQEALEEDWGYLRHWIFLLGADNRSLRYAIFQGLRAFLYLEEKLLAIPL, translated from the coding sequence ATGGAAGAGAAAACGGTTTATTCTGCCGGGCTTATCCCTAGAACTGCAATGGTTTTGTTCGAAGAGCTGCTCCTTAAAGAATCCTTTGCCGGTTTTTTTTCTCGGCTCAATAAATTGGACATCCCCCTTCCTTTTAATCCCATAACAGGTCTCTATTATAAGGGCTGGAATCGGCTGATCCTAGGGTTAGATGGCCTTGTCAAGGGTTTTTCCGATCCCCGGTGGATGGGGAAAAAACAAGCCTTATCCAAGGGATGGAAACTCAAGAAGAATCAACAATCTTCCTACATTTATATCCCTTTAGCCAAGAAGAGCAGCTCAAAAGGCTATCCTCGGTATGCTTCCAGGGCGGTATATAACGGAGAGCAGTTTGAAGATATTGACCGATCTTCTTTTCCTTTCGCTTTCAAAGAAAAGGGGGAAGATCGCTTGTTCAAACTTGGAGATGCTCTCAAGCTAAAAGTGATTGAAGCTTGCATTGATAAATCCTGTTATCTCCCTGCTCAAGACCTTATTGTCCTGCCTCCGCTTTCCCATTTCAAATCAAAGTTCTGTTTTCAACTTAGCCTTCTTCATGAACTTGCCCATGCTACGGGTCATGAAAGCCGGCTTCATAGAAGGCTTGGGGATAACTACAGGAGCTATTTTTATATCGTCGAGGAAATTCTCGCTGAGTTCTCCACCCTTTTAATCTTTGCCAAGATCCACCCCGGGCTTCAAGGCAGGTCCTTGCAAGAAGCCTTGGAAGAAGATTGGGGTTATCTTCGCCACTGGATCTTTTTATTGGGTGCGGACAACCGTTCGCTGCGCTATGCGATCTTTCAAGGACTGCGGGCTTTTCTTTACCTGGAAGAAAAGCTCCTTGCTATCCCTTTATAG
- a CDS encoding class I SAM-dependent methyltransferase, producing the protein MDKETFALNFDLQPVLGAFNDIRIYHILKSALHFELFSTIKDSWLTAPQIAEKTQTSLRGMTFFLDALTALGFLQKDKERYSLSPLSMQLLLKDSPDYIGDLLGGDFLNEDWEKLPGAIRRGGPLEGVESQAKAEEFFPLLIKFLHIIHRNPAIKAAEAIGAGKFSKGLRVLDVGCGSAVWSLAVALADPQAQVTAVDFPKVLEHTYRYVQRYGVADRYRYLAGNIEQIDYPSGHYDLVFLANILHSEGEKKSRLLLRKFSGLTAPAGRIAIVEFLPNRQRTEPVEAVLFGLRMLVNTTEGGIYSAEEYEQWLKEVGFSKFSYHDIGSHSPLLLAWKN; encoded by the coding sequence ATGGATAAAGAGACTTTTGCCCTGAATTTCGATCTTCAGCCCGTATTGGGAGCATTCAATGATATTCGCATCTACCATATTTTAAAGTCCGCCCTGCATTTTGAGCTTTTCAGCACGATCAAAGATAGCTGGCTAACAGCCCCGCAAATCGCTGAAAAAACACAAACAAGCCTTAGGGGAATGACGTTTTTTTTGGATGCCTTGACGGCCTTGGGATTTCTTCAAAAAGACAAAGAAAGGTATTCTTTATCTCCCCTTTCCATGCAGCTCCTTCTCAAGGATAGCCCAGATTATATTGGAGACTTGCTCGGGGGTGATTTCCTTAACGAGGATTGGGAAAAATTGCCAGGTGCTATCCGTAGAGGGGGGCCCTTGGAAGGTGTAGAATCCCAGGCTAAAGCCGAAGAATTTTTCCCTCTACTGATTAAATTTCTTCATATCATCCACCGAAATCCCGCGATAAAAGCCGCGGAGGCAATAGGTGCAGGAAAGTTTTCAAAGGGATTGCGCGTTTTAGATGTCGGCTGTGGTTCTGCGGTCTGGAGTCTTGCGGTCGCCTTGGCCGATCCCCAAGCCCAGGTTACGGCCGTGGATTTTCCTAAAGTCCTTGAACATACCTACCGCTATGTTCAAAGGTATGGAGTGGCCGATCGCTACCGTTATTTAGCCGGGAATATCGAGCAGATCGATTATCCCTCAGGGCACTACGACCTGGTTTTCTTGGCCAACATCCTGCATTCCGAGGGAGAAAAAAAGTCTCGGCTGCTCCTCCGGAAATTTTCAGGATTGACCGCCCCGGCTGGACGCATCGCTATCGTTGAATTTCTGCCAAATCGGCAGAGAACCGAACCGGTGGAAGCGGTTCTTTTTGGCCTGCGGATGCTTGTCAACACTACGGAAGGAGGTATCTATTCCGCCGAAGAATACGAACAGTGGCTCAAAGAAGTGGGTTTTTCAAAATTCAGCTACCATGACATAGGTTCCCACTCTCCCCTTCTCTTAGCCTGGAAAAATTAA